In Solibacillus isronensis, the following are encoded in one genomic region:
- a CDS encoding class I adenylate-forming enzyme family protein has translation MNISNLLARHARKYPNQIAVISLGQETTYQQLDEQVNKIAGSLRANGIVKGDKVGIFMPNVKEFAALYFAIQRIGAVVVPINAKFVTREIEYVLNHSDAKAIFVHELIFEQAATIMFNGLKVKTGPVIHDWQSFNQFEAEGNEVVCCNLVEDDLSTLLYTSGTTGNPKGVLLTNRNVLAVSHMIAIEMEVKPESRMLIMMPLTHSAPLNLFLVTAVLVGATAVLTPTFTPDLLIDTVEKYKTTHFFGAPVAYLLTAGSPRIANADLSSMKWWVYGGAPLSEKEVVYIQQQFNTDNLVCVYGLTEAGPSGSILHAADHPHKAGSIGKRAPFGTELRVINTLNEDVTPGEIGEIVLYGEGNMKEYYKNPEETKNTFVDGWVRSGDLARIDEEGYIYIVDRKKDVIISGGVNIYPKEIEDQMLLHDAIFEVAVFGVPHPEWGETVKAVYCAKVPVSEQEIREHLEGKLAAFKIPKFFEQAEALPRNASGKILKQQLRGEANASVSQ, from the coding sequence ATGAATATTTCTAATCTGTTAGCTCGTCATGCAAGAAAGTATCCGAATCAAATTGCTGTCATTAGTCTCGGTCAGGAAACGACGTATCAACAATTGGATGAACAAGTAAATAAAATCGCCGGCTCATTGCGCGCAAACGGAATTGTTAAAGGTGATAAAGTCGGGATTTTCATGCCGAACGTGAAAGAGTTTGCCGCACTTTACTTTGCCATTCAGCGTATTGGTGCAGTTGTAGTTCCAATCAATGCCAAGTTTGTCACGCGTGAAATTGAATATGTGCTCAATCATAGTGATGCAAAGGCGATCTTTGTACATGAGCTGATTTTCGAACAGGCTGCTACGATTATGTTCAACGGTCTGAAAGTAAAAACAGGTCCTGTCATTCATGATTGGCAAAGCTTCAATCAATTCGAGGCTGAAGGTAATGAGGTTGTTTGCTGTAATTTAGTGGAAGATGATCTTTCTACTTTACTTTATACTTCGGGCACAACCGGCAATCCAAAGGGAGTTTTACTGACTAACCGTAATGTACTTGCTGTATCGCATATGATTGCAATTGAAATGGAAGTAAAGCCTGAAAGTCGAATGCTGATTATGATGCCGTTAACGCATTCAGCTCCATTGAATTTATTTTTAGTTACAGCTGTTTTAGTCGGGGCAACCGCTGTACTCACACCGACGTTTACGCCTGACTTGTTAATAGATACGGTAGAAAAATACAAAACGACACACTTTTTCGGGGCACCTGTTGCCTATCTTTTAACTGCCGGCTCACCGCGCATCGCAAATGCAGACCTTTCGTCAATGAAATGGTGGGTTTACGGAGGGGCACCGCTGTCTGAAAAAGAAGTCGTCTATATTCAACAGCAGTTTAATACGGACAACTTAGTATGTGTGTACGGTTTAACGGAAGCCGGTCCGAGCGGGTCGATTTTACATGCTGCCGACCATCCTCATAAAGCAGGTAGTATCGGAAAGCGTGCACCATTCGGAACAGAGCTGCGTGTTATTAACACATTAAATGAAGATGTAACTCCTGGAGAAATTGGCGAAATCGTTTTATATGGTGAAGGTAATATGAAAGAGTACTATAAAAATCCTGAAGAAACGAAAAATACTTTCGTTGATGGCTGGGTACGTTCAGGCGATTTAGCCCGCATTGACGAGGAAGGCTATATTTACATTGTTGACCGTAAAAAAGATGTAATTATTTCCGGCGGCGTCAATATTTATCCGAAAGAAATTGAAGATCAGATGCTGCTGCATGACGCTATTTTTGAAGTAGCGGTGTTCGGCGTGCCGCATCCTGAATGGGGTGAAACTGTAAAAGCGGTTTACTGTGCGAAAGTCCCTGTTTCCGAGCAGGAAATTCGCGAGCACTTAGAAGGCAAACTTGCCGCATTTAAAATCCCGAAATTCTTTGAACAAGCTGAAGCACTTCCGCGAAATGCTTCCGGTAAAATATTAAAACAACAGCTAAGAGGTGAAGCAAATGCAAGTGTTAGCCAATAA
- a CDS encoding acyl-CoA dehydrogenase family protein encodes MQVLANKREKSQNFYEFDQTLHQLLQQKLSPSFYRYADERLTAFGALCAGPIDARAKVTDREGEPRLRRYNAYGDEVSEVIVNEGYKQTVAETYATGIVGYVHKDIPELGHKGNYVYSFAQGYLLSQTEPGFYCPVTLTMATAYLFEHYASDELKQKFMPHICATGETELFEGATFLTERQGGSDVGANIVEARFEQGEWRLYGEKYFASNAGMCGVAMVLARQTTNSKQGSKGLTLFAVPWREDNGELNHITIRRLKDKLGVKAVPSGEVEFNGAKAYVVGDPSKGIYYMLEALNLSRICNAAASVGIMKRALDEAVHYTNGRIAFGQTVAEFPMVKQTLGALHAKWHASLVALFDLVSRYEEVIDGNASEDEQQIVRLLIALVKKETAEWAIEFTHEAIELHGGNGYIEDFVLPRLLRDAQVLTVWEGTANILAHELIRLVQKNAHITLLHELQQTSHPYLQQLASVVEQRFAVFVTLDPAMQTLEAKPLMQQLARLYEAVVAVKHAESGGEREQMLAEIYIEEQFDQKPFGEVPLAVKGFKLLNSGY; translated from the coding sequence ATGCAAGTGTTAGCCAATAAACGTGAAAAGAGCCAGAACTTTTATGAATTTGATCAAACATTGCATCAGCTATTACAGCAAAAGCTTTCGCCTTCTTTTTACCGTTATGCAGATGAACGGCTGACTGCATTCGGTGCGCTTTGTGCAGGACCAATTGATGCCCGTGCCAAAGTGACAGACCGGGAAGGCGAACCGAGATTACGTCGGTATAATGCATACGGCGATGAAGTGAGTGAAGTCATTGTAAACGAAGGCTATAAACAAACGGTTGCCGAGACTTATGCAACAGGAATTGTCGGCTATGTGCATAAAGACATTCCGGAATTAGGTCATAAAGGCAATTATGTATACAGCTTTGCACAAGGTTATTTATTGTCGCAAACTGAGCCCGGCTTTTACTGTCCTGTTACATTGACGATGGCCACGGCTTATTTATTCGAGCACTATGCATCTGATGAGCTCAAGCAGAAGTTTATGCCGCATATTTGTGCAACAGGCGAAACCGAATTATTTGAAGGAGCCACGTTTTTAACGGAGCGTCAAGGAGGTTCCGATGTCGGTGCGAACATCGTGGAAGCGCGATTCGAACAAGGTGAGTGGCGTTTATACGGCGAAAAGTACTTTGCGTCGAATGCGGGTATGTGCGGAGTGGCAATGGTACTTGCACGCCAGACGACCAATTCCAAGCAAGGCTCGAAAGGCTTAACATTGTTTGCTGTACCGTGGCGTGAAGACAATGGTGAGCTTAATCACATTACAATCCGCCGATTGAAAGATAAGCTTGGCGTAAAAGCGGTACCATCAGGTGAAGTTGAATTTAACGGTGCGAAAGCATATGTTGTCGGGGATCCGTCCAAAGGGATTTACTATATGCTCGAAGCACTGAACTTATCCCGGATTTGCAATGCCGCAGCATCAGTCGGCATTATGAAACGTGCCCTTGATGAAGCGGTCCATTATACAAACGGGCGTATTGCTTTTGGCCAGACTGTTGCCGAGTTTCCGATGGTGAAGCAAACGTTAGGCGCATTGCACGCAAAATGGCATGCATCACTTGTCGCGTTATTTGATTTAGTATCGCGCTATGAGGAGGTTATCGACGGTAATGCATCTGAAGACGAACAGCAAATCGTCCGCCTGTTAATTGCGTTAGTAAAAAAGGAAACAGCAGAATGGGCGATTGAATTTACCCATGAAGCAATTGAACTACATGGCGGCAACGGCTATATCGAGGATTTCGTACTCCCCCGTTTACTTCGGGATGCCCAAGTATTAACCGTTTGGGAAGGAACTGCGAACATTTTGGCACATGAGCTGATTCGCCTTGTGCAAAAAAATGCGCATATTACGCTCCTTCATGAACTACAGCAAACGAGCCATCCGTATTTGCAGCAGCTTGCCTCTGTCGTGGAGCAGCGTTTTGCAGTGTTTGTCACACTAGATCCGGCAATGCAAACGCTCGAAGCAAAACCGCTGATGCAACAGCTTGCTCGTCTATACGAAGCAGTTGTCGCAGTAAAGCATGCTGAATCGGGCGGTGAACGCGAGCAGATGCTGGCGGAAATTTATATCGAAGAACAATTTGATCAAAAGCCCTTTGGTGAAGTGCCGTTAGCGGTGAAAGGGTTTAAATTGTTGAATAGCGGTTATTGA